The Streptomyces sp. NBC_01689 genome includes a window with the following:
- a CDS encoding FKBP-type peptidyl-prolyl cis-trans isomerase, protein MRRRSLLLAVPAGLVTLAGCGDDDKSDKAKSSSSPSASPSASSAPPPPKIVDGPLPAITAGTKFGEKPTVAKGSGDPSKDLAVRTAIAGNGATVAENDYIQANYLGQVWDTAKVFDNSYDRKTSLVIQLAQGSIIDGWRYGLVGKKAGSRVEMSVPPTWGYGKQGNTQAGIKGTDTLVFVVDIENTFNAKSSAKGKNVPQSDANLPKVGTNTDGKAPSIDVPKTKAPTKLVADYVIEGDGEEVKADSSVLVQYKGVVWDGGKEFDSTYSRGQLTSFSLQQVVKGWAQGLTGKKVGSRVLIVIPPALGYGDNPPSGSGIKKDSTLVFTVDILAKM, encoded by the coding sequence GTGCGCCGACGCTCACTCCTCCTTGCCGTACCCGCAGGACTGGTCACTCTCGCCGGATGCGGTGACGACGACAAGTCGGACAAGGCCAAGTCCAGCAGCAGCCCCTCGGCTTCGCCCTCCGCCTCGTCGGCGCCGCCGCCGCCGAAGATCGTCGACGGTCCGCTGCCGGCCATCACGGCCGGCACGAAGTTCGGTGAGAAGCCGACCGTGGCCAAGGGCAGCGGCGACCCGTCGAAGGACCTGGCGGTCAGGACGGCCATCGCGGGCAACGGGGCGACGGTCGCGGAGAACGACTACATCCAGGCCAACTACCTCGGCCAGGTGTGGGACACGGCGAAGGTCTTCGACAACTCCTACGACCGCAAGACGTCGCTGGTCATCCAGCTCGCGCAGGGCAGCATCATCGACGGCTGGCGCTACGGCCTGGTGGGCAAGAAGGCCGGCAGCCGCGTCGAGATGTCCGTCCCGCCGACCTGGGGCTACGGCAAGCAGGGCAACACGCAGGCGGGCATCAAGGGCACCGACACCCTGGTGTTCGTCGTCGACATCGAGAACACGTTCAACGCGAAGAGCTCCGCCAAGGGCAAGAACGTCCCGCAGAGCGACGCGAACCTCCCGAAGGTCGGCACCAACACGGACGGCAAGGCGCCTTCCATCGACGTGCCGAAGACGAAGGCCCCGACGAAGCTGGTGGCGGACTACGTCATCGAGGGCGACGGCGAGGAGGTCAAGGCGGACAGCAGCGTCCTCGTGCAGTACAAGGGCGTCGTGTGGGACGGCGGCAAGGAGTTCGACTCCACCTACAGCCGCGGTCAGCTGACCTCGTTCTCGCTCCAGCAGGTCGTCAAGGGCTGGGCCCAGGGCCTGACGGGAAAGAAGGTCGGCAGCCGCGTCCTCATCGTCATCCCGCCGGCCCTGGGCTACGGCGACAACCCGCCGAGCGGCAGCGGCATCAAGAAGGACTCCACCCTGGTCTTCACGGTGGACATCCTCGCGAAGATGTGA
- the prcA gene encoding proteasome subunit alpha: MSTPFYVSPQQAMADRAEYARKGIARGRSLVVLQYADGIVFVGENPSRALHKFSEIYDRIGFAAAGKYNEYENLRIGGVRYADLRGYTYDRDDVTARGLANVYAQTLGTIFSSAAEKPYEVELVVAEVGETPDGDQIYRLPHDGSIVDEHGSVAVGGNAEQISSYLDQRHQDGMSLAEALKLAVQSLSREPNGGEREIPAERLEVAILDRTRPQQRKFKRIVGRQLARLLEEGGASTATEAEDPEDDE, from the coding sequence GTGTCGACGCCGTTCTATGTCTCACCCCAGCAGGCCATGGCCGACCGTGCGGAGTACGCGCGCAAGGGCATCGCCCGCGGTCGCAGCCTCGTCGTGCTGCAGTACGCCGACGGCATCGTGTTCGTCGGCGAGAACCCGTCCCGCGCGCTGCACAAGTTCAGCGAGATCTACGACCGGATCGGCTTCGCGGCCGCCGGGAAGTACAACGAGTACGAGAACCTGCGGATCGGCGGTGTGCGCTACGCCGATCTGCGCGGGTACACCTACGACCGCGACGACGTGACGGCGCGCGGCCTGGCCAACGTGTACGCCCAGACGCTGGGCACCATCTTCTCCAGCGCGGCCGAGAAGCCGTACGAGGTGGAGCTGGTGGTCGCCGAGGTGGGGGAGACCCCCGACGGCGACCAGATCTACCGCCTTCCGCACGACGGATCGATCGTGGACGAGCACGGCTCGGTCGCGGTCGGCGGCAACGCCGAGCAGATCAGCAGCTATCTGGACCAGCGCCACCAGGACGGCATGTCGCTGGCCGAGGCGCTGAAGCTGGCCGTGCAGTCACTGTCGCGGGAGCCGAACGGCGGAGAGCGGGAGATCCCCGCCGAGCGCCTGGAGGTCGCGATCCTGGACCGCACGCGCCCGCAGCAGCGCAAGTTCAAGCGCATCGTCGGGCGCCAGCTGGCCCGGCTGCTGGAGGAGGGCGGCGCCTCCACCGCCACCGAGGCCGAGGACCCCGAAGACGACGAGTGA
- the pafA gene encoding Pup--protein ligase, producing the protein MDRRIFGLENEYGVTCTFRGQRRLSPDEVARYLFRRVVSWGRSSNVFLRNGARLYLDVGSHPEYATPECDNVTELVTHDKAGERILEGLLVDAERRLHEEGIAGDVYLFKNNTDSAGNSYGCHENYLVARHGEFSRLADILIPFLVTRQLLCGAGKVLQTPRGAVYCVSQRAEHIWEGVSSATTRSRPIINTRDEPHADAERYRRLHVIVGDSNMSETTMLLKVGATDLVLRMIEAGTVMRDLTLENPIRAIREVSHDITGRRKVRLASGREASALEVQREYYEKAVDFCERRGVRTGTVEQVLELWGRTLDSIEAEDLDRIGTEIDWVMKYKLIERYRAKHNMTMSHPRVAQIDLAYHDIHRRRGLYYLLERKGQAARICNDLKIFEGKSVPPQTTRARLRGDFIRRAQEQRRDFTVDWVHLKLNDQAQRTVLCKDPFRSVDDRVEKLIAGM; encoded by the coding sequence ATGGACCGCCGCATTTTCGGGCTGGAGAACGAGTACGGCGTCACGTGTACGTTCAGGGGACAGCGGCGCCTGTCTCCCGACGAGGTGGCGCGGTACCTCTTCCGCCGTGTCGTGTCATGGGGCCGCAGCAGCAATGTCTTTCTGCGGAACGGTGCCCGCCTCTATCTCGACGTGGGATCACATCCGGAATACGCCACACCCGAATGTGACAACGTGACGGAACTCGTCACCCACGACAAAGCCGGCGAGCGCATTCTCGAAGGTCTCCTGGTGGACGCCGAACGACGCCTGCACGAGGAAGGAATCGCAGGCGACGTCTACCTGTTCAAGAACAACACCGACTCGGCCGGCAACTCGTACGGATGCCACGAGAACTACCTGGTGGCGCGCCACGGGGAGTTCTCCCGACTCGCGGACATCCTCATTCCCTTCCTGGTCACGCGGCAGCTTCTGTGCGGTGCCGGCAAGGTGCTGCAGACCCCGCGTGGCGCCGTGTACTGCGTCAGCCAGCGTGCCGAGCACATCTGGGAGGGCGTCAGCTCCGCGACGACCCGCTCCCGGCCCATCATCAACACCCGCGACGAGCCGCACGCCGACGCCGAGCGCTACCGCCGGCTGCACGTCATCGTCGGCGACTCGAACATGTCCGAGACGACCATGCTCCTGAAGGTCGGCGCCACCGACCTGGTACTGCGCATGATCGAGGCCGGCACGGTGATGCGTGACCTCACCCTGGAGAACCCGATCCGGGCGATCCGCGAGGTGAGCCACGACATCACGGGCCGCCGCAAGGTGCGGCTGGCCAGCGGCCGGGAGGCCTCCGCCCTCGAGGTGCAGCGCGAGTACTACGAGAAGGCCGTGGACTTCTGCGAGCGCCGCGGCGTCCGCACGGGCACCGTCGAACAGGTGCTGGAGCTGTGGGGCCGCACGCTCGACTCGATCGAGGCGGAGGACCTCGACCGGATCGGCACCGAGATCGACTGGGTCATGAAGTACAAGCTCATCGAGCGGTACCGGGCCAAGCACAACATGACGATGTCCCACCCGAGGGTCGCTCAGATAGACCTCGCCTACCACGACATCCACCGTCGCCGGGGTCTGTACTACCTGCTGGAGAGGAAGGGACAAGCCGCTCGGATCTGCAACGACTTGAAGATCTTCGAGGGCAAGTCCGTGCCGCCGCAGACCACTCGGGCACGGCTGCGCGGTGACTTCATCCGGCGCGCTCAGGAACAGCGCCGCGACTTCACCGTGGACTGGGTCCACCTCAAGCTCAACGACCAGGCACAGCGCACGGTGTTGTGCAAGGACCCGTTCCGATCGGTCGACGACCGGGTGGAGAAGCTGATCGCCGGAATGTGA
- a CDS encoding MFS transporter yields MAAGYLEILRARHAARLLAGTLTGRLPNATAAIAVVLFIRAEGGTYGLAGALAAVYGVANAVGQPLLGRLVDLHGQPRVQLPAALVSALGMAVFALSGTDPLPVAYAAMVVAGLFTPPLEGGLRALWPSVLRREDQVHTAYAMDAVAQEVMFTVGPLLVTLFVSLWSAQAALLILNGIGVLGALWVVVSPPSRAWRSAPREAHWLGALRSPGLLALLGAFLFVGSALGSITVAAVSYADGHGGDAVYGWLMAALGLGALVGGTVYGSRPRTGAPERRLRVLVAFLALCYLPLLLMPGAAAMTALAALAGVFLAPCIACAFIIVDRHAPKGTVTEAFSWLVTTFTVGASVGTGLAGPVVEWGGTVWGFAVPGAAGAAALVVLLATGRVLAATGDGAVVAVSSENDPNRAVEPRFSSGDRA; encoded by the coding sequence ATGGCCGCGGGATACCTGGAGATCCTCAGGGCGAGGCACGCCGCCCGGCTGCTCGCCGGCACCCTCACCGGACGGCTGCCGAACGCGACCGCCGCCATCGCGGTCGTGCTCTTCATCCGGGCCGAGGGCGGCACGTACGGCCTGGCGGGGGCGCTCGCCGCCGTGTACGGCGTGGCCAACGCCGTGGGACAGCCGCTGCTCGGGCGGCTCGTGGATCTCCACGGGCAGCCGCGCGTCCAGCTGCCCGCCGCGCTGGTCTCGGCCCTCGGCATGGCCGTCTTCGCCCTCTCGGGCACCGACCCGCTGCCCGTCGCCTACGCCGCCATGGTGGTCGCCGGGCTCTTCACCCCGCCCCTGGAGGGCGGCCTGCGCGCCCTGTGGCCGTCCGTGCTGCGCCGCGAGGACCAGGTGCACACCGCGTACGCGATGGACGCCGTGGCCCAAGAGGTCATGTTCACCGTCGGGCCCCTCCTGGTGACGCTCTTCGTGTCCCTCTGGTCCGCACAGGCCGCGCTGCTCATCCTGAACGGCATCGGGGTGCTGGGCGCCCTCTGGGTGGTCGTCTCGCCGCCCTCGCGCGCGTGGCGCTCGGCACCGCGCGAGGCGCACTGGCTCGGCGCGCTGCGCTCACCGGGTCTGCTGGCCCTGCTCGGCGCCTTCCTGTTCGTGGGGAGCGCGCTCGGCTCGATCACGGTCGCCGCGGTGTCGTACGCCGACGGCCACGGCGGGGACGCGGTGTACGGCTGGCTGATGGCGGCCCTGGGTCTCGGCGCGCTCGTCGGCGGCACGGTGTACGGGTCGCGGCCCCGGACGGGCGCGCCCGAGCGGCGACTGCGGGTGCTGGTGGCCTTCCTGGCGCTGTGTTACCTGCCGCTCCTGCTGATGCCGGGCGCGGCCGCCATGACCGCCCTCGCGGCGCTCGCCGGCGTGTTCCTGGCGCCCTGCATCGCCTGCGCGTTCATCATCGTGGACCGGCACGCCCCGAAGGGCACCGTCACCGAGGCGTTCTCCTGGCTTGTGACCACGTTCACCGTGGGAGCGTCGGTCGGGACGGGCCTCGCGGGGCCGGTCGTGGAGTGGGGCGGGACGGTGTGGGGCTTCGCCGTACCGGGCGCCGCGGGAGCCGCCGCACTGGTGGTTCTGCTGGCCACGGGGCGGGTCCTCGCAGCTACCGGGGACGGTGCGGTAGTTGCGGTCTCATCGGAAAATGATCCAAACCGTGCCGTCGAACCCCGTTTCAGCTCGGGGGATCGGGCGTAA
- a CDS encoding ubiquitin-like protein Pup has protein sequence MATKDTGGGQQKATRSTEEVEEQAQDAQATDDLKERQEKLSDDVDSVLDEIDDVLEENAEDFVRSFVQKGGQ, from the coding sequence ATGGCGACCAAGGACACCGGCGGCGGACAGCAGAAGGCGACGCGTTCCACCGAGGAGGTCGAGGAGCAGGCGCAGGACGCGCAGGCGACGGACGACCTCAAGGAACGCCAGGAGAAGCTGAGCGACGACGTCGACTCGGTTCTGGACGAGATCGACGATGTCCTGGAGGAGAACGCCGAGGACTTCGTGCGCTCTTTCGTTCAGAAGGGTGGCCAGTAG
- the dop gene encoding depupylase/deamidase Dop, with protein MTVRRVMGIETEYGISVAGHPNANAMLTSSQIVNAYAAAMHRARRARWDFEEENPLRDARGFDLAREAADSSQLTDEDIGLANVILTNGARLYVDHAHPEYSSPEVTNPWDAVLWDKAGERIMAEAAERAAQLPGAQPIHLYKNNTDNKGASYGTHENYLMKRETPFSDIVRHLTPFFVSRQVVTGAGRVGIGQDGHEHGFQLSQRADYFEVEVGLETTLKRPIINTRDEPHADAEKYRRLHVIIGDANLSEISTYLKLGTTALVLSMIEDGFIAVDLAVDQPVRTLHQVSHDPTLKRLVTLRSGRTLTAVQLQMEYFELSRKYVEERFGADADDQTKDVLVRWEDTLNRLENDPMSLSGELDWVAKRELMEGYRRRDGLDWDAARLHLVDLQYADVRAEKGLYNRLAARGKMKRLLDETDVERARTKPPEDTRAYFRGRCLEQYADDVAAASWDSVIFDLPGRDSLQRVPTLEPLRGTRNHVKELLDRCRTAEDLVKVLSGA; from the coding sequence ATGACCGTACGGCGAGTAATGGGCATCGAGACGGAGTACGGGATCTCCGTCGCCGGTCACCCCAACGCCAATGCCATGCTCACCTCGTCCCAGATCGTCAACGCGTACGCGGCGGCGATGCACCGGGCGCGCCGCGCCCGCTGGGACTTCGAGGAGGAGAACCCGCTGCGGGACGCGCGAGGCTTCGACCTCGCCCGCGAGGCCGCCGACTCCAGCCAGCTCACCGACGAGGACATCGGCCTGGCCAATGTCATCCTCACCAACGGCGCACGGCTGTACGTGGACCACGCGCACCCCGAGTACAGCTCTCCCGAGGTCACCAACCCGTGGGACGCGGTCCTGTGGGACAAGGCCGGCGAGCGCATCATGGCGGAGGCCGCGGAGCGGGCGGCCCAGCTCCCCGGCGCCCAGCCGATCCACCTGTACAAGAACAACACCGACAACAAGGGCGCCTCGTACGGCACGCACGAGAACTACCTGATGAAGCGGGAGACCCCCTTCTCGGACATCGTGCGCCACCTGACGCCGTTCTTCGTGTCGCGCCAGGTCGTCACCGGAGCGGGCCGCGTCGGTATCGGCCAGGACGGCCACGAACACGGCTTCCAGCTCAGTCAGCGGGCCGACTACTTCGAGGTCGAGGTGGGCCTGGAGACCACGCTGAAGCGCCCCATCATCAACACCCGCGACGAGCCGCACGCGGACGCCGAGAAGTACCGCAGGCTGCACGTGATCATCGGTGACGCGAACCTGTCGGAGATCTCGACCTATCTGAAGCTGGGCACGACCGCCCTGGTCCTGTCCATGATCGAGGACGGGTTCATCGCCGTCGACCTGGCGGTCGACCAGCCGGTGCGCACGCTGCACCAGGTCTCGCACGACCCCACCCTGAAGCGGCTCGTCACGCTGCGCAGCGGGCGCACGCTGACCGCGGTGCAGCTCCAGATGGAGTACTTCGAGCTGTCGCGCAAATACGTGGAGGAGCGGTTCGGGGCGGACGCCGACGACCAGACGAAGGACGTGCTGGTCCGCTGGGAGGACACCCTGAACCGGCTGGAGAACGACCCCATGAGCCTCTCGGGCGAGCTCGACTGGGTCGCCAAGCGGGAGCTCATGGAGGGCTACCGGCGCCGTGACGGCCTCGACTGGGACGCCGCCCGGCTGCATCTGGTCGACCTCCAGTACGCCGACGTGCGGGCCGAGAAGGGCCTGTACAACCGGCTGGCCGCCCGCGGCAAGATGAAGCGCCTGCTGGACGAGACGGACGTGGAGCGGGCGCGCACCAAGCCGCCGGAGGACACCCGCGCGTACTTCCGCGGCCGGTGTCTCGAACAGTACGCGGACGACGTCGCGGCGGCCTCCTGGGACTCGGTGATCTTCGATCTGCCCGGCAGGGACTCCCTGCAGCGGGTTCCAACCCTGGAGCCGCTTCGCGGAACGCGTAATCACGTCAAGGAACTCCTCGATCGCTGTCGCACGGCGGAAGACCTGGTCAAGGTCCTCTCGGGCGCCTGA
- a CDS encoding endonuclease domain-containing protein: MKCCSRCGRGRTASGLRPDRGFRGLRAICSKAVAVHVDQSHRTGRVRGVPCFNCNSAIGKLGDDPDAVRRAAAYLEGSPWKPTLVAPGVYRLPS, translated from the coding sequence GTGAAGTGCTGCTCGCGGTGCGGCCGAGGCCGGACCGCGAGCGGCCTTCGCCCGGACCGCGGTTTCCGGGGGCTTCGGGCGATCTGTTCGAAAGCTGTCGCCGTTCATGTGGATCAAAGCCACCGGACGGGTAGGGTCCGTGGCGTACCGTGCTTCAACTGCAATTCGGCCATCGGCAAGTTGGGAGATGATCCCGACGCTGTTCGTCGGGCTGCCGCCTACTTGGAAGGATCCCCGTGGAAGCCAACACTCGTAGCACCGGGCGTCTACCGGCTGCCTTCCTGA
- a CDS encoding helix-turn-helix transcriptional regulator produces MAGKPARPTNAIDQTRRMLSLVTYLRERPGARVGDVARAFGITEDELISDLDVLPLCGTSFRGGDLLDIDTDGDRIWWHNPDDVAAPLRIAADEATALLVAARAVSTLPGLREGDRQALLRATAKVEAASGEAAGASSRLSVTFESEGGVFADVDRAISERRRLWIRYYSPSRDELTEREIDPIRLVSVGHTYVEAWCRRSEARRTFRLDRVAEIRILDEPSAPPEVELRDLSEGLVQPAAEDPEVVVEVGPGGRWVAEYYPHDSADELPDGGLRITLRTPDPASLRRLALRLGRDGRIVSPPELADSARQAAREALAAYDGLDGDGARDRPHDRQEQGL; encoded by the coding sequence GTGGCAGGAAAACCGGCCAGGCCCACGAACGCGATCGACCAGACCCGGCGGATGCTCTCCCTGGTGACCTATCTGCGCGAGCGTCCCGGGGCGCGCGTCGGCGACGTCGCCCGTGCCTTCGGGATCACCGAGGACGAACTGATCTCCGACCTCGACGTGCTGCCGCTGTGCGGGACGAGCTTCCGCGGCGGCGACCTGCTCGACATCGACACCGACGGCGACCGCATCTGGTGGCACAACCCGGACGACGTCGCCGCGCCGCTGCGCATCGCCGCCGACGAGGCCACCGCGCTGCTGGTGGCCGCCCGCGCGGTCTCCACCCTCCCCGGACTGCGGGAGGGCGACCGTCAGGCGCTGCTGCGGGCCACCGCCAAGGTGGAGGCCGCCTCGGGGGAGGCGGCGGGCGCCAGCTCGCGGCTCTCGGTGACCTTCGAGTCGGAGGGCGGGGTCTTCGCGGACGTCGACCGGGCGATCTCCGAGCGGCGCCGGCTGTGGATCCGCTACTACTCGCCCTCGCGCGACGAGCTCACCGAACGCGAGATCGACCCGATCCGCCTGGTCAGCGTGGGCCACACCTACGTCGAGGCCTGGTGCCGCCGCTCCGAGGCGCGCCGTACCTTCCGGCTCGACCGGGTCGCCGAGATCCGTATCCTCGACGAGCCGTCCGCGCCGCCGGAGGTCGAGCTGAGGGACCTGTCCGAGGGGCTGGTGCAGCCCGCCGCCGAGGATCCCGAGGTGGTGGTCGAGGTCGGGCCCGGCGGGCGCTGGGTCGCGGAGTACTACCCCCACGACAGCGCGGATGAACTGCCGGACGGCGGTCTGCGTATCACTCTGCGGACTCCCGACCCCGCGTCGCTGCGGCGGCTGGCTCTGCGCCTCGGCCGCGACGGCCGGATCGTGTCGCCGCCCGAGCTGGCGGACAGCGCGCGGCAGGCGGCCCGTGAGGCGCTGGCGGCCTACGACGGGCTCGACGGGGACGGAGCCCGGGACCGACCGCACGACAGGCAGGAGCAGGGGCTTTGA
- a CDS encoding FKBP-type peptidyl-prolyl cis-trans isomerase — protein sequence MSIEKPEIDFPGGEPPADLEIKDLWEGDGEVAKAGDFVKVHYVGVAFSTGEEFDASWNRGTPLEFQLGVGQVISGWDKGVQGMKVGGRRQLTIPAHLAYGDRGAGGRIAPGETLIFVCDLVAV from the coding sequence GTGAGCATCGAGAAGCCCGAGATCGACTTCCCGGGCGGCGAGCCCCCGGCGGACCTCGAGATCAAGGACCTCTGGGAGGGCGACGGCGAGGTCGCCAAGGCCGGGGACTTCGTCAAGGTCCACTATGTGGGCGTGGCCTTCTCCACCGGCGAGGAGTTCGACGCCTCCTGGAACCGCGGCACCCCGCTGGAGTTCCAGCTCGGCGTCGGCCAGGTCATCAGCGGCTGGGACAAGGGCGTGCAGGGCATGAAGGTCGGCGGCCGCCGCCAGCTGACCATCCCCGCGCACCTCGCCTACGGGGACCGCGGCGCCGGCGGCCGGATCGCCCCCGGCGAGACGCTGATCTTCGTCTGCGACCTGGTCGCGGTCTGA
- a CDS encoding helix-turn-helix transcriptional regulator — protein sequence MAIAKAERLMNLALCLLGTRRPLSKRELRDSIEAYVEAFRPGRGAASSDDSFNRMFERDKDDLRELGLVIETVENLDGEVGYLARRDSNRLPAITLDAEEAAALGLAAKVWQQARLAGAASGALQKLRAAGLPEDVDPYEAHGALEPHIPVHEAAFEPLMLACRDRRPVVFDYRKATAAHPESRQVEPWALECWRGHWYLAGWDRDRGAERVFRLSRITGKVRSRAGRYTAEVPDVVTVRETVAGWAGEIADRSARIRLRTGSGYPLRAKAVSVRERGDGWDELEIPYGHGLDAWLVEFGPDVVVLEPAELRADVVDRLRAVAKG from the coding sequence ATGGCCATTGCCAAGGCCGAGCGGCTGATGAACCTGGCGCTGTGTCTGCTCGGGACACGGCGGCCGCTCAGCAAGCGCGAACTGCGCGATTCCATCGAGGCCTATGTGGAGGCGTTCAGGCCGGGCAGGGGAGCGGCCTCGTCCGACGACTCCTTCAACCGGATGTTCGAACGTGACAAGGACGACCTGCGCGAGCTCGGTCTGGTCATCGAGACCGTGGAGAACCTGGACGGCGAGGTCGGCTACCTCGCCCGGCGCGACAGCAACCGGCTGCCGGCGATCACCCTCGACGCCGAGGAGGCCGCCGCCCTCGGCCTGGCCGCCAAGGTCTGGCAGCAGGCGCGGCTCGCCGGCGCGGCCAGCGGCGCGCTGCAGAAACTGCGCGCCGCGGGGCTGCCCGAGGACGTGGACCCTTACGAGGCCCATGGCGCCCTGGAGCCGCACATCCCCGTGCACGAGGCGGCCTTCGAACCGCTGATGCTGGCCTGCCGCGACCGCCGCCCGGTCGTCTTCGACTACCGCAAGGCCACCGCCGCGCACCCCGAGAGCCGGCAGGTGGAGCCCTGGGCCCTGGAGTGCTGGCGCGGGCACTGGTATCTGGCGGGCTGGGACCGCGACCGCGGGGCCGAGCGCGTCTTCCGGCTCTCCCGGATCACCGGCAAGGTGCGGTCCCGGGCCGGCCGCTACACGGCCGAGGTGCCCGACGTGGTCACCGTGCGCGAGACGGTCGCGGGCTGGGCGGGCGAGATCGCCGACCGGTCCGCGCGCATCCGGCTCCGCACCGGCTCCGGATACCCGCTGCGGGCCAAGGCCGTCTCCGTCCGGGAACGCGGGGACGGGTGGGACGAGTTGGAGATTCCGTACGGGCACGGTCTGGACGCCTGGCTCGTCGAGTTCGGGCCCGACGTCGTCGTCCTGGAACCCGCCGAGCTGCGGGCCGACGTGGTCGACCGGCTGCGCGCCGTGGCCAAGGGCTGA
- a CDS encoding LacI family DNA-binding transcriptional regulator, translating to MARASTRPTSRDVARAAGVSQAAVSLVLGEKWRGRVSEATADRVRAAAQGLGYRPNLAARNLRLGRTRTVLLVVPALTTEFFAGVYTGAARVASAHGFGVVLYPSPEGIGPARDPFGSARAALDGVIASSMAADALTAIRGDQLPLVMLDSDPAGSLGAATVNLDIRDGVRQVTDHLLALGHLDFLHLGADIASWTFEVRARELAARLAEVPGTTLRTARAPISIEDSRAAAEAALSAPGPRPTALVSDDDNLAAGAYKAARRLGLRVPDDLSITGLDDLALARALDPELTTVRLDAELFGERGMKALLAVLDGRTPPRGDIPVELVVRGSTAPPPR from the coding sequence GTGGCACGAGCCAGCACGCGCCCCACGAGCCGGGACGTCGCCCGGGCCGCTGGGGTCTCCCAGGCCGCGGTCTCCCTCGTGCTGGGCGAGAAGTGGCGCGGCCGGGTCTCGGAGGCGACGGCGGACCGGGTCCGGGCCGCCGCCCAGGGGCTCGGCTACCGCCCGAACCTGGCCGCCCGCAACCTCCGGCTCGGACGCACCCGTACGGTCCTGCTGGTGGTCCCGGCGCTCACCACGGAGTTCTTCGCCGGCGTCTACACCGGCGCGGCACGGGTGGCCTCCGCCCACGGCTTCGGGGTGGTCCTCTACCCGTCGCCGGAGGGCATCGGTCCCGCCCGTGACCCGTTCGGCTCCGCGCGGGCGGCTCTGGACGGCGTCATCGCCTCCTCCATGGCCGCGGACGCCCTCACCGCGATCCGGGGCGACCAGCTTCCCCTGGTGATGCTGGACAGCGACCCGGCGGGCAGCCTGGGCGCGGCCACCGTGAACCTCGACATCCGGGACGGCGTCCGGCAGGTGACGGACCACCTCCTGGCCCTCGGGCACCTCGATTTCCTGCACCTGGGGGCGGACATCGCGTCCTGGACCTTCGAGGTGCGTGCCCGGGAACTGGCGGCCCGGCTGGCGGAGGTCCCGGGCACGACGCTGCGCACGGCGCGTGCCCCGATCTCCATCGAGGACTCCCGTGCCGCCGCCGAGGCGGCCCTGTCGGCGCCGGGACCCCGGCCGACGGCCCTGGTCAGCGACGACGACAACCTCGCGGCCGGCGCCTACAAGGCGGCCCGCCGCCTCGGCCTGCGGGTCCCGGACGACCTCTCGATCACGGGCCTGGACGACCTGGCCCTCGCCCGTGCCCTCGACCCCGAGCTGACCACGGTCCGGCTGGATGCGGAGCTGTTCGGCGAGCGGGGCATGAAGGCCCTCCTCGCCGTCCTGGACGGCCGTACGCCGCCCCGGGGGGACATCCCGGTCGAACTGGTCGTCCGCGGCTCCACGGCGCCCCCACCCCGCTGA
- the prcB gene encoding proteasome subunit beta codes for MEANTRSTGRLPAAFLTPGSSSFMDFLSEHQPEMLPGRRQLPPVQGVIEAPHGTTIVAVTFPGGVVLAGDRRATMGNMIAQRDIEKVFPADEYSAVGIAGTAGLAVEMVKLFQLELEHFEKVEGATLSLEGKANRLSTMIRSNLGMAMQGLAVVPLFAGYDVDRDKGRIFSYDVTGGRSEEQGYAATGSGSIFARGAMKKLYRGDLTEEQATTLVIQALYDAADDDSATGGPDVARRIYPIVTVITEEGFRRLTDEESSEIARAILERRLEQPDGPRAALL; via the coding sequence GTGGAAGCCAACACTCGTAGCACCGGGCGTCTACCGGCTGCCTTCCTGACGCCCGGGTCGTCGTCCTTCATGGACTTCCTCTCCGAGCACCAGCCGGAGATGCTCCCGGGCCGCCGGCAGCTGCCGCCCGTGCAGGGCGTGATCGAGGCGCCGCACGGCACGACCATCGTCGCCGTCACCTTCCCCGGCGGTGTCGTCCTCGCCGGCGACCGGCGCGCCACCATGGGAAACATGATCGCCCAGCGCGACATCGAGAAGGTCTTCCCGGCCGACGAGTACTCGGCGGTGGGCATCGCCGGCACGGCGGGCCTGGCCGTGGAGATGGTCAAGCTGTTCCAGCTCGAACTGGAGCACTTCGAGAAGGTCGAGGGCGCCACGCTCTCCCTGGAGGGCAAGGCCAACCGGCTCTCCACCATGATCCGTTCCAACCTCGGCATGGCCATGCAGGGCCTCGCCGTGGTCCCCCTCTTCGCGGGCTACGACGTGGACCGTGACAAGGGCCGCATCTTCTCCTACGACGTCACCGGCGGCCGCTCCGAGGAGCAGGGGTACGCCGCCACCGGCTCCGGCTCGATCTTCGCGCGCGGCGCCATGAAGAAGCTCTACCGCGGCGACCTGACCGAGGAACAGGCCACCACCCTGGTCATCCAGGCGCTGTACGACGCGGCCGACGACGACTCGGCGACGGGCGGTCCCGACGTCGCCCGCCGGATCTACCCGATCGTCACCGTGATCACCGAAGAGGGTTTCCGCCGTCTCACCGACGAGGAGTCCTCAGAGATCGCCCGCGCGATCCTGGAGCGGCGCCTGGAGCAGCCGGACGGCCCGCGGGCCGCGCTGCTCTGA